Proteins encoded within one genomic window of Deinococcus budaensis:
- a CDS encoding NADP-dependent oxidoreductase — protein MQAARFHSFGGPEVLRLDEVAWPWPQGDEVLIRVHASSVNGTDLGMRRGDLPGFVVRRPFTVGLDVAGEVVGLGPGVTALELGDRVYSLLGHGGGGAAEYVKVRQARVARAPVSVSPAEAAAVPLAGLTALQALRAGAGLHLRRGARVLVNGAAGGIGAFGVQLARHYGASVTATARPEKHDFVRGLGAEEVLDPAELDPAELDLGRAAGRWDVIFDTPPALDFARVRGALAPGGVFVSTRPFPTSPASAWATLGGPGPRFSGVQTKERAQDLALLARLIDGGALRVPLDRTFALAQIAQAHRYAEGRGVRGKVVVTLD, from the coding sequence ATGCAAGCAGCGCGGTTTCATTCTTTTGGCGGTCCCGAGGTCCTGCGGCTGGACGAGGTCGCCTGGCCCTGGCCGCAGGGCGACGAGGTCCTGATCCGGGTCCACGCCAGCAGCGTGAACGGCACCGATCTGGGAATGCGGCGAGGTGACCTGCCCGGCTTCGTGGTGCGGCGGCCCTTTACCGTGGGCCTGGACGTGGCGGGCGAGGTGGTCGGGCTGGGGCCGGGAGTGACGGCGCTGGAATTGGGCGACCGGGTGTACTCGCTGCTGGGGCACGGCGGGGGCGGCGCGGCCGAGTACGTGAAGGTGCGGCAGGCGCGGGTGGCGCGCGCCCCGGTCAGCGTCTCCCCCGCCGAGGCGGCGGCGGTGCCGCTGGCGGGTCTGACCGCCTTGCAGGCGCTGCGGGCCGGGGCGGGGCTGCATCTGCGCCGGGGCGCGCGGGTCCTCGTGAACGGCGCGGCGGGCGGGATCGGGGCGTTCGGGGTACAGCTCGCGCGGCACTACGGGGCCAGCGTGACGGCCACCGCGCGCCCGGAAAAACACGACTTCGTGCGGGGTCTGGGGGCCGAGGAAGTGCTGGACCCCGCCGAACTGGACCCTGCCGAGCTGGACCTGGGCCGGGCCGCCGGGCGCTGGGACGTGATCTTCGACACGCCGCCCGCGCTCGACTTCGCGCGGGTGCGCGGGGCACTGGCGCCGGGTGGCGTGTTCGTCTCCACGCGGCCCTTTCCGACCAGCCCCGCGAGCGCCTGGGCCACGCTGGGAGGTCCCGGCCCGCGCTTTTCCGGCGTGCAGACGAAGGAACGCGCGCAGGACCTCGCCCTGCTGGCCCGGCTGATCGACGGCGGCGCGCTGAGGGTGCCGCTCGACCGGACCTTTGCGCTGGCACAGATTGCCCAGGCGCACCGCTACGCCGAGGGGCGCGGTGTCCGGGGCAAGGTCGTGGTGACGCTGGACTAA
- a CDS encoding carbohydrate ABC transporter permease — protein MTTVTPPSSPASRSAAPRRRRMPRDLPRFLILCVLALLFLAPVYWMISTSLKTEADAIATPVQWIPRNITFDNYREVLTSPDGNILRWTWNSLFVAAAFTVGHVLLCALTAYPLARMQFPGRNAWFWFILSSLMIPGIVTLIPTYIMMLNFDWINSYNALIWPGISGVFGVFLLRQFFMGIPRELEEAARLDGASSLQILWRIILPLSVPSLVTLAVFAFMGSWNNFLWPLFTVTDVDKMTLPVGITTFSQRYVTEYGKLMASTTLAAVPALIAYLLAQRFLESGLSTTGLKE, from the coding sequence ATGACCACCGTGACGCCTCCCAGTTCCCCGGCTTCCCGCTCGGCCGCGCCCCGGCGCCGCCGGATGCCGCGCGACCTGCCGCGCTTTTTGATCCTGTGCGTGCTGGCGCTGCTGTTTCTGGCGCCGGTCTACTGGATGATTTCCACCTCGCTGAAGACCGAGGCCGACGCCATCGCCACGCCGGTGCAGTGGATTCCGCGCAACATCACCTTCGACAACTACCGCGAGGTGCTGACCTCGCCGGACGGCAACATCCTGCGCTGGACCTGGAACTCGCTGTTCGTGGCGGCGGCCTTTACGGTCGGGCACGTGCTGCTGTGCGCGCTGACCGCTTACCCGCTGGCGCGGATGCAGTTTCCGGGCCGCAACGCCTGGTTCTGGTTCATCCTGTCGAGCCTGATGATTCCCGGCATCGTGACATTGATTCCGACCTACATCATGATGCTGAATTTCGACTGGATCAACAGCTACAACGCCCTGATCTGGCCGGGCATCAGCGGGGTGTTCGGGGTCTTCTTGCTGCGGCAGTTTTTCATGGGAATCCCGCGTGAACTGGAGGAAGCCGCGCGGCTCGACGGCGCCAGCAGCCTGCAAATCCTGTGGCGCATCATCCTGCCGCTGAGCGTGCCGTCGCTGGTCACGTTGGCGGTGTTCGCGTTCATGGGGTCGTGGAACAACTTCCTGTGGCCGCTCTTCACGGTCACCGACGTGGACAAGATGACGCTGCCGGTCGGCATCACCACCTTCTCGCAGCGCTACGTGACCGAGTACGGCAAGCTGATGGCCTCGACCACGCTGGCGGCGGTGCCCGCCCTCATCGCCTACCTGCTCGCGCAGCGGTTTCTGGAATCGGGCCTGTCCACGACCGGCCTCAAGGAGTAG
- a CDS encoding ABC transporter ATP-binding protein — MTAPASRPPLSPAGGERAPLALRSADLLRTLRLVWQASPRHSLTYALTTLLGSALPAANLYVGKLLLDGVARAAAAGVSYAALLSLLGVQVALVVAGSLMSTVQNASQQLLGDSLQHAVSRRILDKASGLSVEAFENAETYDKLQQAYREVGSRPLGVATQLVGLAGAAVTLVSVGALMAQLGAWVLPLVLLASLPGVWVSNKFGVENYRMLRWQTHDARVQNYLGGLLTSDQLVKEVRLFGFEPYLLGRWREYYLGFRRQLEDIIRRRSAWGFGASLLSALLIGLASALILRRAAAGEITVGDFGIFVLGIAQVQGTVAGLLNGVSGIYQNLLYMRNLFDFLELPGRDLDAGEEWRGSIESIEFQAVGFRYPLTERDVLRGVSFTVRRGEALALVGENGAGKTTVVKLLTRLFEPTSGRILLNGQDAARFSPRSVQREMSIIFQDFGQYQMSARENVAIAEVGRLGDAAGVGRAVEQAGAAYVDDLPQGLDTPLGRLFQGGRQLSGGQWQRLALARLYFRDASVLVFDEPTAALDARAEFETVAALREQAAGRITLLISHRFSTVRLAEQIILLDGGVVREAGSHPDLIALGGQYAALYALQARGYASGETADAPADPLPQTR, encoded by the coding sequence ATGACCGCACCCGCCTCCCGCCCCCCGCTTTCCCCCGCAGGCGGTGAGCGCGCGCCCCTGGCCCTGCGCTCCGCCGACTTGCTGCGCACCCTGCGGCTGGTGTGGCAGGCCAGCCCGCGCCACAGCCTGACCTACGCCCTGACCACGCTGCTGGGCAGCGCCCTTCCGGCGGCCAACCTGTATGTCGGCAAGCTGCTGCTTGACGGGGTGGCGCGGGCGGCGGCGGCGGGCGTGAGCTACGCCGCGCTGCTCTCGCTGCTGGGCGTGCAGGTCGCGCTGGTCGTGGCGGGCAGCCTGATGTCCACCGTGCAGAACGCCTCGCAGCAGCTGCTGGGTGACAGCCTCCAGCACGCGGTCAGCCGCCGCATTCTGGACAAGGCCTCGGGCCTGAGCGTGGAGGCCTTCGAGAACGCCGAGACCTACGACAAGTTGCAGCAGGCCTACCGCGAGGTGGGATCGAGACCGCTGGGCGTGGCGACCCAGCTCGTGGGGCTGGCGGGGGCCGCCGTGACGCTGGTGTCGGTGGGCGCGCTGATGGCGCAGCTCGGGGCCTGGGTGCTGCCGCTGGTGCTGCTGGCGAGCCTGCCGGGCGTGTGGGTCAGCAACAAGTTCGGCGTGGAGAATTACCGGATGCTGCGCTGGCAGACCCACGACGCGCGGGTGCAGAACTACCTGGGCGGGCTGCTGACCTCGGACCAGTTGGTGAAAGAGGTGCGGCTCTTCGGCTTCGAACCTTACCTGCTGGGGCGCTGGCGCGAGTATTACCTGGGCTTCCGGCGGCAACTGGAGGACATCATCCGCCGCCGCTCGGCGTGGGGCTTCGGGGCGTCGCTGCTCTCGGCCCTGCTGATCGGGCTGGCGAGCGCCCTGATCCTGCGCCGCGCCGCCGCCGGGGAGATCACGGTGGGCGACTTCGGCATCTTCGTGCTGGGCATCGCGCAGGTGCAGGGCACGGTCGCGGGACTGCTCAACGGCGTGAGCGGCATCTACCAGAACCTGCTGTACATGCGCAACCTCTTCGACTTTCTGGAACTGCCCGGCCGCGACCTGGACGCGGGCGAGGAGTGGCGCGGAAGCATCGAGAGCATCGAGTTTCAGGCGGTGGGCTTCCGCTACCCCTTGACCGAGCGCGACGTGCTGCGCGGGGTGAGCTTCACGGTGCGGCGGGGTGAGGCGCTGGCGCTGGTGGGGGAAAACGGGGCGGGCAAGACCACGGTCGTGAAGCTGCTGACCCGGCTCTTCGAGCCGACCTCGGGGCGCATCCTGCTCAACGGGCAGGACGCCGCGCGCTTCAGCCCCCGCAGCGTGCAGCGCGAGATGAGCATCATCTTTCAGGACTTCGGGCAGTACCAGATGAGCGCGCGCGAGAACGTGGCGATCGCCGAGGTGGGCCGCCTGGGTGACGCCGCCGGGGTGGGGCGGGCGGTGGAGCAGGCCGGGGCTGCCTACGTGGACGACCTTCCCCAGGGCCTCGACACGCCGCTGGGGCGGCTCTTTCAGGGGGGACGGCAGCTCTCGGGCGGGCAGTGGCAGCGGCTGGCGCTGGCGCGGCTGTACTTCCGGGACGCCTCGGTGCTGGTGTTCGACGAGCCGACGGCGGCCCTCGACGCCCGCGCCGAGTTCGAGACGGTCGCGGCGCTGCGGGAGCAGGCCGCCGGGCGCATCACCCTCTTGATCTCGCACCGCTTCTCCACCGTGCGGCTGGCCGAGCAGATCATCCTGCTGGACGGCGGCGTGGTGCGGGAGGCGGGCAGCCACCCGGACTTGATCGCGCTGGGCGGGCAGTACGCGGCGCTCTACGCCCTTCAGGCGCGTGGCTACGCCAGCGGGGAGACGGCCGACGCTCCCGCCGACCCCCTGCCGCAGACCCGCTAG
- a CDS encoding glycoside hydrolase family 43 protein, which produces MTRPQPARPLPVRPRLALAFTLTALLTPGATLAGGSGGPAATAPAKAPATAKTFRNPVLDENFADPFVLREGGVYHAYATNTDGSNVPHAVSRDLVRWERRGDAMPLLPAWAGGGRTWAPEVARVGQRFVLYYTALHEESGRQCIGAASGASPAGPFRDTSAKPLICQLAEGGSIDASPFLDSDGKRYLLWKNDGNCCNQATNIYLQPLSADGLRLTGKASTLIQNFQLWEGNVIEAPTLYKAGGVYYLLYSAGPFDSDLYAVGYATAPRIGGPYRKAPENPILVTKGAVAGPGHQTVVKDGAGRTWLAYHAWTTGAIGDTVGYRSLRLDPITFSGGKARVAGPTLTPQRAPTP; this is translated from the coding sequence GTGACCCGACCCCAACCGGCCCGGCCCCTTCCCGTGCGGCCCCGCCTGGCGCTGGCTTTTACCCTGACCGCGCTGCTGACCCCCGGCGCCACGCTGGCCGGGGGGAGCGGCGGCCCCGCAGCCACGGCTCCTGCCAAAGCTCCGGCCACGGCCAAGACCTTCCGCAACCCGGTCTTGGACGAGAACTTCGCGGACCCCTTCGTCCTGCGTGAGGGGGGGGTGTACCACGCCTACGCGACGAACACGGACGGCTCGAACGTGCCGCACGCCGTAAGCCGCGATCTGGTGCGCTGGGAGCGCCGGGGCGACGCGATGCCGCTGCTGCCCGCGTGGGCGGGCGGGGGCCGCACCTGGGCGCCCGAGGTGGCGCGGGTGGGCCAGCGCTTCGTGCTGTACTACACCGCGCTGCACGAGGAGAGCGGGCGCCAGTGCATCGGCGCGGCCAGCGGCGCCTCGCCCGCCGGGCCGTTTCGCGACACCTCGGCCAAACCGCTGATCTGCCAGCTCGCCGAGGGCGGCAGCATCGACGCCAGCCCCTTTCTGGACAGTGACGGCAAGCGCTACTTGCTGTGGAAGAACGACGGCAACTGCTGCAACCAGGCGACGAACATCTACCTCCAGCCGCTGAGCGCCGACGGGTTGCGGCTGACGGGCAAGGCCAGCACCCTGATTCAGAATTTCCAGCTGTGGGAGGGCAACGTCATCGAGGCGCCGACCCTCTACAAGGCGGGCGGCGTGTACTACCTGCTGTACTCGGCCGGGCCTTTTGACAGCGACCTGTACGCGGTGGGCTACGCGACGGCCCCGCGCATCGGCGGGCCGTACCGCAAGGCGCCGGAAAATCCGATTCTGGTGACCAAGGGGGCCGTGGCTGGACCCGGCCACCAGACGGTCGTGAAAGACGGGGCGGGGCGTACATGGCTGGCCTACCACGCCTGGACCACCGGGGCCATCGGGGACACGGTGGGCTACCGCAGCCTGCGCCTCGACCCCATCACCTTCAGCGGCGGCAAGGCGCGGGTGGCCGGGCCGACGCTGACGCCGCAGCGGGCGCCCACCCCATGA
- a CDS encoding carbohydrate ABC transporter permease codes for MTVTQAPPTTSTARAPAPRPRVSLEPYLYLLPHAVLFFLFTVYPIGYGLYISLHRWDLLSGTQPFVGGEFYRNIFTPGTPQADFFWKTLWNTTFFTIVSVPLLVAAALGLALLLHRPIVGRTFFRAVFFMPGILTVSVMGILWRWMFDNQIGLVNAARDALFSAPPIPWLSTEGLAWVPIVVGTIWWTLGFNMTLYLAALGNVPLSLYEAASLDGATPWQSFRFITVPMLAPVTLFVIVTTALASFQLFGQSLVITNGGPSRSTQSVIQYITEEGFTNAQYSSAAAMGFVFGLFMLIFTAAQFRMMARDVKEG; via the coding sequence ATGACTGTCACGCAAGCCCCGCCCACGACCAGCACGGCCCGGGCGCCCGCACCGAGGCCGCGCGTCAGCCTCGAGCCTTACCTGTACCTGCTGCCGCACGCCGTGCTGTTTTTTCTTTTCACCGTGTATCCCATCGGGTACGGCCTGTATATCAGCCTGCACCGCTGGGACCTGCTGAGCGGAACCCAGCCGTTCGTGGGCGGCGAGTTCTACCGCAACATCTTCACGCCGGGCACGCCCCAGGCGGATTTTTTCTGGAAGACGCTCTGGAACACCACCTTCTTTACCATCGTCAGCGTGCCGCTGCTGGTCGCGGCGGCGCTGGGGCTGGCGCTGCTGCTGCACCGCCCCATCGTCGGGCGGACTTTTTTCCGGGCCGTCTTTTTCATGCCCGGCATCCTAACCGTATCGGTGATGGGCATCTTGTGGCGTTGGATGTTCGACAACCAGATCGGCCTGGTGAACGCGGCCCGCGACGCGCTGTTCAGCGCCCCCCCGATTCCCTGGCTCTCGACCGAGGGCCTGGCCTGGGTGCCCATCGTGGTGGGCACGATCTGGTGGACGCTGGGCTTCAACATGACGCTGTACCTGGCCGCGCTGGGCAACGTGCCGCTCAGTCTCTACGAGGCGGCCTCGCTAGACGGGGCGACGCCCTGGCAGAGCTTCCGTTTCATCACCGTGCCGATGCTGGCCCCCGTCACGCTGTTCGTGATCGTGACGACGGCGCTGGCGTCTTTTCAGCTGTTCGGCCAGTCGCTGGTGATCACCAACGGCGGGCCGAGCCGCTCGACCCAGAGCGTGATCCAGTACATCACCGAGGAAGGCTTTACCAACGCGCAGTATTCCAGCGCCGCCGCGATGGGCTTTGTCTTCGGGCTGTTCATGCTGATTTTCACCGCCGCGCAGTTCCGCATGATGGCGCGTGACGTAAAGGAGGGCTGA
- a CDS encoding S1C family serine protease, producing the protein MKATTMILTALLLLTGCQENSAGTGSTGTSSAGTSSAGSGTATETSTGTSSTGAAQPSATPAGSADSQTGAGSGATSAPPASSGSGTAAGGAGTTGTQDPDRLAYDENTISVVENNQEGVVFVTRLDQVGNGSLFSESPLAPQPSPAPGGAEVVTGSGSGFLIDAQGDILTNYHVIQDAANVRVRLHGNEREYEARVVGTAPDYDLALLRAEGLPSGLTPMRLGDSDSLRVGEKAIAMGAPFGLEFTVTQGIVSALERVIPTGVNYIPQNSIQTDAAINPGNSGGPLVNSRGEVIGVNTQILSPAGAATGVGQNAGVGFAIPINVAKSLLPRLRAGEDISVPRIGVVTLNLQALTPSAREALDLPDSGVLVQSVEPGSPAAQAGLRGGQRSQQFPDGTIRLGGDVITEIDGEAVDSVQDLQSVLIGKEPGDQVTLNVERGGQEVERELTLTPPAGR; encoded by the coding sequence ATGAAAGCCACGACGATGATCCTGACGGCCCTGCTGCTGCTCACCGGCTGCCAGGAAAACTCGGCTGGGACTGGCTCGACCGGGACCAGCTCGGCCGGAACCAGTTCGGCGGGAAGCGGCACGGCCACGGAGACCTCCACGGGCACCTCTTCCACCGGGGCGGCGCAGCCGTCGGCCACCCCAGCCGGTTCGGCGGACTCCCAGACGGGGGCGGGCAGCGGGGCCACCTCGGCGCCGCCCGCGTCCTCCGGCTCAGGCACGGCGGCGGGCGGTGCCGGGACAACGGGCACCCAGGACCCGGACCGCCTGGCCTACGACGAGAACACCATCTCGGTCGTGGAGAACAACCAGGAGGGCGTGGTGTTCGTCACCCGGCTGGATCAGGTGGGGAACGGTTCTCTGTTCAGCGAGTCGCCGCTGGCCCCGCAGCCGTCCCCGGCCCCGGGCGGCGCCGAGGTGGTGACGGGCAGCGGCTCGGGCTTCCTGATCGACGCCCAGGGCGACATCCTGACCAACTACCACGTGATTCAGGACGCCGCCAACGTGCGGGTCCGGCTGCACGGCAACGAACGCGAGTACGAGGCCCGGGTGGTGGGCACCGCCCCGGACTACGACCTGGCCCTGCTGCGCGCCGAGGGGCTGCCCTCAGGCCTGACGCCCATGCGTCTGGGAGACAGCGACTCGCTGCGGGTGGGCGAAAAGGCCATCGCGATGGGCGCCCCCTTCGGGCTGGAGTTCACGGTCACGCAGGGCATCGTCTCGGCCCTCGAGCGGGTGATTCCCACCGGGGTCAACTACATCCCGCAAAACTCGATCCAGACCGACGCCGCGATCAACCCGGGCAACTCGGGCGGTCCCCTCGTGAACAGCCGGGGCGAGGTGATCGGCGTGAACACCCAGATTCTCTCGCCCGCCGGGGCCGCGACCGGGGTCGGGCAGAATGCCGGCGTGGGCTTTGCCATTCCGATCAACGTCGCCAAGAGCCTGCTGCCGCGCCTGCGGGCGGGCGAGGACATCAGCGTGCCGCGCATCGGGGTGGTGACCCTGAACCTGCAAGCCCTGACGCCCTCGGCCCGCGAGGCCCTGGACCTGCCCGACAGCGGCGTGCTGGTCCAGTCGGTCGAGCCGGGATCGCCCGCCGCCCAGGCCGGACTGCGCGGCGGCCAGCGCAGCCAGCAGTTTCCCGACGGCACCATCCGGCTGGGCGGCGACGTGATCACCGAGATCGACGGCGAGGCGGTCGATTCGGTGCAGGACCTGCAAAGCGTGCTGATCGGCAAGGAACCGGGGGATCAGGTCACCCTCAACGTCGAGCGCGGCGGCCAGGAGGTCGAGCGCGAACTGACCCTCACGCCGCCCGCCGGACGCTGA
- a CDS encoding EAL domain-containing protein → MSASAAPAPCDCHEIRPPDLTPLTGLSLRGASSHLGRQLALLLVAQDLPLEERAGAWFISPAGFGRLEAVLAALSPTERPGVLAAPWTAAGELDPWGLAPLEVWVRRLGSAWFAAASTGGLHFHLQPVVALASGQVYGYEALVRAHGEGGLIGAGPLLEAAAAHGQARAFDALARRGAIRQVYPRLQPGEVLFINFAPGVVYNPDICLRTTFETCQEVGADFSRLLFEVTESEAFPDLRLLRSILERYRAQGAQVALDDLGAGHTSLTYLSELRPDIVKLDRALVRGLHGADPRVPLITALVRYAHDLGIRVVSEGIETPGELELVRQLGSDYAQGYLLGRPAPQPLGVAEAAARLWPRQAPSP, encoded by the coding sequence ATGTCTGCCTCTGCCGCCCCTGCCCCCTGCGACTGCCACGAGATCCGGCCGCCCGACCTCACGCCCCTGACCGGCCTCTCGCTGCGCGGCGCCTCGTCTCACCTGGGCCGTCAGCTGGCGCTGCTGCTGGTGGCTCAGGACCTGCCGCTGGAGGAGCGGGCGGGAGCGTGGTTCATCTCTCCGGCAGGGTTCGGGCGCCTGGAAGCCGTGCTGGCCGCCCTGTCGCCCACCGAGCGGCCCGGGGTGCTCGCAGCGCCCTGGACGGCGGCGGGCGAACTGGACCCCTGGGGGCTGGCGCCGCTGGAGGTCTGGGTGCGGCGGCTGGGCAGCGCGTGGTTCGCGGCGGCGAGCACGGGGGGCCTGCACTTTCACCTCCAGCCGGTCGTCGCGCTGGCGAGCGGGCAGGTGTATGGCTACGAGGCGCTGGTGCGCGCCCACGGCGAGGGAGGACTGATCGGTGCCGGGCCGCTGCTGGAGGCCGCCGCTGCACACGGACAGGCCCGCGCGTTCGACGCGCTGGCGCGGCGCGGGGCGATCCGTCAGGTCTACCCCCGCTTGCAGCCCGGCGAGGTGCTGTTCATCAACTTTGCGCCGGGCGTGGTGTACAACCCCGACATCTGCCTGCGGACCACCTTCGAGACCTGCCAGGAGGTGGGGGCCGACTTCTCGCGCCTGCTGTTCGAGGTGACCGAAAGCGAGGCCTTCCCCGACCTGAGGCTGCTGCGCTCGATTCTGGAGCGCTACCGCGCCCAGGGCGCGCAGGTGGCGCTCGACGACCTGGGCGCCGGGCACACCAGCCTGACCTACCTCTCCGAGTTGCGGCCCGACATCGTGAAGCTCGACCGCGCGCTGGTGCGCGGCCTGCACGGCGCCGACCCCCGGGTGCCGCTGATCACGGCGCTGGTCCGCTACGCCCACGACCTGGGCATCCGGGTGGTCAGCGAGGGCATCGAGACGCCCGGGGAGCTGGAACTGGTCCGGCAGCTCGGCAGCGACTACGCCCAGGGGTACCTGCTGGGCCGCCCGGCGCCGCAACCGCTCGGGGTGGCCGAGGCTGCCGCCCGGCTGTGGCCCCGGCAGGCGCCCTCTCCCTGA
- a CDS encoding phosphatase PAP2 family protein, giving the protein MTFPRAPHLHLAAFLRQHGRASLALFFGLLLPLLGFAKIAQEVFEKEPFAFEKPLMLALHAHRSEALDQVAAAFSLFGSTRGMVPLTLLLVALLYRVRRRLGYFMALSLGGVALVNVLLKNLFDRPRPAFWTPILPEPDFSFPSGHAMFASALATALVVVLWRTRWRVPALLLGVLYVLGMMASRVYIGVHYPTDVLGGALFSVAWVSSLARVLHLNRPPHRAAAPLRDAAHLG; this is encoded by the coding sequence ATGACCTTTCCCCGCGCGCCGCACCTGCACCTCGCCGCCTTCTTGCGCCAGCATGGGCGCGCGTCGCTGGCGCTGTTTTTCGGGCTGCTGCTGCCGCTGCTGGGGTTTGCCAAGATCGCGCAGGAGGTCTTCGAGAAAGAACCCTTCGCGTTCGAGAAACCGCTGATGCTGGCGCTGCACGCCCACCGTTCGGAGGCGCTCGACCAGGTGGCCGCCGCCTTCTCGCTGTTCGGCAGCACGCGGGGCATGGTGCCGCTGACGCTGCTGCTGGTCGCCCTGCTCTACCGGGTGCGGCGGCGGCTGGGGTACTTCATGGCGCTCAGTCTGGGCGGGGTCGCCCTCGTCAACGTGCTGCTGAAAAATTTGTTCGACCGCCCCCGGCCCGCCTTCTGGACACCCATCCTGCCCGAACCCGACTTCTCGTTTCCCAGCGGGCACGCGATGTTCGCCAGCGCCCTGGCGACCGCGCTGGTGGTGGTGCTGTGGCGCACGCGCTGGCGGGTTCCGGCGCTGCTCCTGGGCGTGCTGTACGTGCTGGGCATGATGGCCTCGCGGGTGTACATCGGCGTGCATTACCCGACCGACGTGCTGGGGGGCGCGCTGTTCTCGGTGGCGTGGGTGTCCTCGCTGGCGCGGGTGCTGCACCTGAATCGCCCGCCGCACCGGGCCGCCGCCCCCCTGCGGGATGCGGCACACCTGGGCTGA
- a CDS encoding ABC transporter substrate-binding protein, translated as MSRSPFPARKTLLALLALGTAAAPLASAQTYSGPRVQLTFLHGFTGPDRPVMESLIKKFNETYPNIQVRATAQPWGTTWQQLPSLVASGRAPDVVVINEDQITNFVARGAVSPLTAAELKTAGIDKARFFGPLFQTADYQGQSYGVPISSVAYVMFYNKDLMKKVGLDPNKPPRTRAEFLTAAQKCTVDKSGKNATQAGFDAKNLDTWGVSLYNNWVGARAAYAAILQNGGAMVDKNQNAAFNSPQAVSAVQFLVDLVQKQKVARPNSTEEAELAAFSQGKVCMFPSGQWYLDRFEQQKMNFGVTFMPRVGGTARDAAWGGSSHLTLPKQRAGYDANKRRAALVFMSWLSQPAQNLTWTATGSLPTQRAVANNTKFASAPINGVFDRLNSVYATSGYPWVGQVMAPFDQAWEAAYLGKKPVQKALNDGVSEANKQIAQARKNFQ; from the coding sequence ATGTCGCGTTCCCCGTTTCCTGCCCGCAAGACCCTGCTGGCGCTGCTGGCGCTCGGCACCGCCGCCGCGCCGCTGGCAAGCGCCCAGACCTACAGCGGCCCCAGGGTCCAGCTGACCTTCCTGCACGGCTTCACCGGCCCCGACCGCCCGGTGATGGAGTCGCTGATCAAGAAGTTCAACGAGACCTACCCCAACATTCAGGTTCGCGCCACGGCCCAGCCCTGGGGCACGACCTGGCAGCAGCTCCCCTCGCTGGTCGCCTCGGGCCGGGCGCCCGACGTGGTCGTGATCAACGAGGACCAGATCACCAACTTCGTCGCGCGCGGGGCCGTCTCGCCCCTCACCGCCGCCGAGCTGAAAACGGCGGGCATCGACAAGGCTAGGTTCTTCGGGCCGCTGTTCCAGACCGCCGACTACCAGGGCCAGTCCTACGGGGTGCCGATTTCCAGCGTGGCCTACGTCATGTTCTACAACAAGGACCTGATGAAGAAGGTCGGGCTGGACCCCAACAAGCCGCCCCGCACCCGCGCCGAATTCCTGACCGCCGCGCAGAAGTGCACGGTGGACAAGAGTGGCAAGAACGCCACCCAGGCAGGGTTCGACGCCAAGAACCTCGACACCTGGGGCGTCAGTCTCTACAACAACTGGGTGGGCGCCCGCGCCGCCTACGCCGCCATTCTCCAGAACGGCGGGGCGATGGTGGACAAGAACCAGAACGCGGCCTTCAACTCGCCGCAGGCGGTCAGCGCCGTGCAGTTCCTGGTCGATCTGGTGCAAAAGCAAAAGGTCGCCCGCCCCAACAGCACCGAGGAAGCCGAACTCGCGGCCTTCAGTCAGGGCAAGGTCTGCATGTTTCCCAGCGGGCAGTGGTACCTCGACCGCTTCGAGCAGCAGAAGATGAACTTCGGCGTGACCTTTATGCCGCGCGTGGGCGGCACCGCCCGCGACGCCGCCTGGGGCGGATCGAGCCACCTGACCCTGCCCAAGCAGCGCGCCGGGTACGACGCCAACAAGCGCCGCGCCGCGCTGGTGTTCATGTCGTGGCTGTCGCAGCCCGCCCAGAACCTGACCTGGACCGCGACCGGCAGCCTGCCCACCCAGCGGGCGGTGGCGAACAACACCAAGTTCGCCTCGGCGCCCATCAACGGCGTGTTCGACCGTCTGAACAGCGTCTACGCGACCAGCGGCTACCCCTGGGTCGGGCAGGTCATGGCGCCCTTCGACCAGGCCTGGGAGGCCGCCTACCTGGGCAAGAAGCCCGTGCAAAAGGCGCTCAACGACGGCGTGAGTGAGGCCAACAAGCAGATCGCGCAGGCCCGCAAGAACTTCCAGTAA